One genomic region from Robbsia betulipollinis encodes:
- a CDS encoding FUSC family protein gives MIIVAFSRVADRLRLVDPGLVRLRTAFRSALGCASTGALGIGWTVLHRQPPTLAALGMLFAMIAPLFIREPRRAGWYASLLSLYLCSSASFALASLLAPHARLADLGFVAILFVGILCQACGPRALGCAMTGFVTFYLGLYLHPAPAQALTMLALSVSGPVVVSLVGRLILPAHPARMRRLALRTVTLRARRVLALHRTAPDAALDVPLSALNEAALAVEEHLSLLGEADALPIRERLVELEVAAGQLASASASATAAVEAGVERLARAIARLDAGERLWDAPALAPVTRHAPARLRWADLQARLAWRHALRAASAAVIAMAIGHALSPERWFWAVITTFVVFLGTRSRADTLYRGMERLAGTLAGALTSVLLATALHATPVLMVLVMVLCVFGWAYTILHAYSRGVFFITVLVGLVYAELGFAIRPLVTARIEEVLTGCLVSFAVAFVLMPLTATRHIETRLLAVLRALRMSLQASTGAPQATPDTPGTAMRRLDRSWHDLRVAWRPFQTQRVFAWNPGHELALGSLFACLHAARELSRLATAGTAGTAGATDANARDRQREHLDAIMHRLDVLIEVHAADNGTAGSSPEGGADAVGRNRLATVSASSETPIDALPADTSPALAQLDGATRQLAERLARISATSSGKWPVRWPGFMPKRVWRPADRSPPRGSSA, from the coding sequence ATGATCATTGTCGCGTTCTCGCGCGTCGCCGACCGTTTGCGGTTGGTGGACCCCGGCCTCGTACGACTGCGCACGGCCTTTCGCTCGGCGTTGGGCTGCGCCTCGACGGGGGCGCTCGGCATCGGCTGGACCGTGCTGCACCGGCAACCGCCCACGCTCGCCGCGCTCGGCATGCTGTTCGCGATGATCGCGCCGCTCTTCATCCGCGAACCGCGCCGTGCCGGCTGGTACGCTTCCCTGCTCTCCCTTTATCTGTGCAGTTCCGCGAGTTTCGCGCTGGCGTCGCTGCTGGCGCCGCATGCCCGCCTCGCCGATCTCGGCTTCGTCGCGATTCTGTTCGTCGGCATTCTCTGCCAGGCCTGCGGCCCGCGTGCGCTCGGTTGCGCGATGACCGGCTTCGTGACCTTTTACCTGGGTCTGTACCTGCATCCCGCGCCGGCGCAGGCGCTCACCATGCTCGCGCTGTCCGTCTCCGGCCCGGTCGTGGTGTCGCTGGTCGGACGCTTGATCCTGCCCGCCCATCCGGCGCGCATGCGCCGGCTGGCGCTGCGCACCGTCACATTGCGTGCGCGCCGGGTACTGGCGCTGCATCGCACCGCGCCCGATGCCGCGCTCGACGTGCCCCTGTCGGCGCTCAACGAAGCGGCGCTCGCCGTCGAGGAACATCTTTCCCTGCTCGGCGAAGCGGACGCGCTACCGATACGCGAACGGCTGGTGGAACTCGAAGTCGCCGCCGGTCAGCTGGCTTCGGCTTCGGCTTCGGCAACGGCAGCGGTCGAGGCCGGCGTCGAGCGCCTGGCACGGGCGATCGCGCGTCTCGACGCGGGTGAACGCCTATGGGACGCGCCCGCGCTCGCGCCGGTTACGCGCCACGCCCCCGCGCGGCTACGCTGGGCCGACCTGCAGGCCCGGCTCGCCTGGCGCCACGCGCTGCGGGCTGCAAGCGCCGCGGTGATCGCCATGGCGATCGGTCATGCGCTCTCGCCCGAACGCTGGTTCTGGGCGGTCATCACCACCTTCGTCGTGTTCCTGGGCACGCGGTCCCGCGCCGATACCCTTTACCGCGGCATGGAACGATTGGCCGGCACGCTGGCAGGCGCGCTGACCAGCGTCCTTTTGGCGACGGCCCTGCATGCCACACCTGTCCTGATGGTCCTGGTCATGGTGCTTTGCGTGTTCGGCTGGGCCTATACCATCCTCCATGCCTATTCCCGCGGCGTCTTTTTCATCACCGTGCTGGTGGGACTCGTGTACGCCGAACTGGGCTTCGCGATCCGGCCGCTGGTGACCGCGCGCATCGAGGAAGTGCTGACCGGCTGTCTGGTGTCGTTCGCCGTCGCCTTCGTGCTGATGCCGCTCACGGCGACGCGTCATATCGAAACCCGTTTGCTGGCGGTGTTGCGTGCCCTGCGCATGAGCCTCCAGGCAAGCACCGGCGCACCTCAGGCCACGCCGGACACTCCTGGCACGGCGATGCGCCGGCTGGACCGCAGCTGGCATGACCTGCGTGTTGCATGGCGGCCGTTTCAGACGCAGCGGGTCTTCGCCTGGAATCCCGGGCACGAACTGGCGCTGGGTTCCTTGTTCGCCTGTCTGCACGCGGCGCGGGAACTGAGCCGGCTCGCGACAGCGGGAACGGCGGGAACGGCGGGGGCGACGGATGCGAACGCGCGCGACCGGCAGCGCGAACACCTCGACGCAATCATGCATCGGCTGGATGTCTTGATCGAGGTCCATGCGGCGGATAACGGCACAGCGGGATCTTCCCCGGAAGGCGGCGCGGACGCAGTGGGTCGAAACAGGCTGGCCACCGTGAGCGCATCCAGCGAAACGCCTATCGACGCCCTACCCGCAGACACGTCGCCGGCGCTGGCGCAACTGGACGGCGCGACGCGGCAACTGGCCGAACGTTTGGCGCGCATATCGGCGACGTCATCGGGCAAATGGCCGGTCAGGTGGCCGGGGTTCATGCCGAAGCGCGTATGGCGGCCAGCGGACCGCTCCCCACCGCGGGGTTCATCGGCGTAA
- a CDS encoding PA4780 family RIO1-like protein kinase translates to MKTPKRLIPLVEEGLVDEVISQLMSGKEATVYVVRSGEAIRCAKVYKDAKQRSFRQASSYREGRKVQNSRQARAMEKGSRYGRQMQEELWQNAEVDALFRLANAGVRVPQPYICTDGVLLMELVVDGNGDVAPRLNDVDMTPERALEVHAALLAEVVRMLCAGMIHGDLSEYNILLAADGPVIIDLPQAVDASGNNEAAAMLERDVDNLAAYFGRFVPALLDAQYGKEIWNLYEAGALSVDVPLTGQVAADTTPVDLEGLMDELEETRLEEEARVRREQELRAGS, encoded by the coding sequence ATGAAAACGCCCAAGCGCCTCATACCGCTCGTCGAGGAGGGACTGGTCGACGAGGTGATCAGCCAGTTGATGAGTGGCAAGGAAGCCACCGTCTACGTGGTGCGCAGCGGCGAGGCCATCCGCTGCGCGAAGGTTTACAAGGATGCGAAACAGCGCAGCTTCCGCCAGGCATCCTCCTACCGTGAAGGCCGCAAGGTGCAGAACAGCCGGCAGGCGCGCGCGATGGAAAAAGGTTCGCGCTACGGCCGCCAGATGCAGGAGGAGCTGTGGCAGAACGCCGAGGTGGACGCGCTGTTCCGGCTCGCGAACGCCGGCGTGCGGGTCCCCCAACCCTATATCTGTACCGATGGCGTGTTGTTGATGGAACTGGTGGTGGACGGCAACGGCGATGTCGCGCCCCGGCTCAACGATGTCGACATGACGCCGGAGCGGGCGCTCGAGGTTCATGCGGCGCTGCTCGCCGAGGTGGTGCGCATGCTGTGCGCCGGCATGATCCATGGCGACCTGTCGGAGTACAACATCCTGCTGGCGGCGGACGGTCCCGTGATCATCGATTTGCCGCAGGCGGTCGACGCTTCCGGCAACAACGAGGCCGCGGCCATGCTGGAGCGCGACGTCGACAACCTCGCCGCCTACTTCGGCCGCTTCGTGCCGGCGTTGCTCGATGCGCAGTACGGCAAGGAAATCTGGAATCTTTACGAAGCGGGCGCGCTGAGCGTGGACGTTCCACTCACCGGCCAGGTCGCCGCCGACACGACGCCGGTCGATCTGGAAGGCCTGATGGACGAACTCGAGGAAACCCGACTGGAAGAAGAGGCACGGGTGCGCCGCGAGCAGGAGCTGCGGGCCGGGTCCTGA
- a CDS encoding STAS domain-containing protein: MSKSTGLEKILHDHQTEILTSWIAGQLAEAGVRAPQIEAGVREASRVFLGLFAAGVKNDYREALSGPVWDEVRSHLAAFSRERVIQGFSPEETATFIFSLKKPLFEALRKDIKDGERLSDELWALSLVIDKLGLLTFAAYQKSREEVIERQQEELLDLTTPVVKLWDSIVALPLIGTLDSERTQVVMESLLDAIVANEAAIAIIDITGVPTVDTLVAQHLLKTVAAARLMGAECIISGIRPQIAQTIVHLGVELGDVATKATLAEALKLALKRVGMTVVQLSAIKSGN; encoded by the coding sequence TTGAGCAAATCGACGGGTCTGGAAAAAATCCTTCACGATCACCAGACCGAGATTCTGACAAGCTGGATCGCGGGGCAGCTTGCCGAGGCGGGCGTCCGCGCGCCGCAGATCGAAGCAGGAGTCAGGGAAGCATCGCGGGTTTTTCTGGGGCTGTTCGCCGCCGGCGTCAAAAATGATTATCGGGAGGCGCTCTCGGGACCGGTGTGGGACGAGGTGCGCAGCCATCTCGCGGCGTTCTCGCGCGAGCGCGTGATCCAGGGGTTTTCGCCGGAGGAAACGGCAACCTTCATCTTTTCGCTGAAGAAACCGCTGTTCGAGGCGCTGCGCAAGGACATCAAGGACGGCGAGCGCCTGTCCGACGAGCTGTGGGCCCTGTCGCTCGTGATCGACAAACTCGGTTTGCTGACGTTCGCGGCCTATCAGAAGAGCCGGGAGGAGGTCATAGAGCGCCAGCAGGAGGAACTGCTCGACCTGACCACGCCGGTGGTCAAATTGTGGGATTCGATCGTGGCGCTGCCGCTGATCGGCACGCTCGACAGCGAACGCACCCAGGTCGTGATGGAAAGCCTGCTCGATGCGATCGTCGCGAACGAAGCGGCCATCGCGATCATCGACATCACCGGCGTGCCGACCGTGGACACGCTGGTCGCCCAGCATCTGTTGAAAACGGTCGCCGCGGCGCGCCTGATGGGCGCCGAGTGCATCATCAGCGGCATCCGTCCGCAAATCGCGCAGACCATCGTCCATCTGGGCGTGGAACTGGGCGACGTCGCGACCAAGGCGACGCTGGCCGAGGCGTTGAAGCTGGCGCTGAAACGCGTCGGCATGACCGTCGTGCAACTCAGCGCGATCAAGTCGGGCAACTGA
- a CDS encoding STAS domain-containing protein, which translates to MEQIPVLKLGEFLLVSIQVELHDELVVSLQDDLSARLEKTRARGVLIDISALEIVDSFIGRTLGHIAAMARIMDAATVLVGMRPAVAITLVELGMTLKGIRTALDVDKGMALLRASLDDSGAFSSSP; encoded by the coding sequence ATGGAGCAGATTCCGGTCCTCAAGCTGGGCGAGTTTCTGCTGGTATCGATTCAGGTCGAGCTGCACGACGAACTGGTCGTGAGTCTGCAGGACGACCTGAGCGCGCGCCTGGAGAAAACGCGTGCCCGGGGCGTGCTGATCGATATCTCCGCGCTGGAGATCGTCGATTCCTTCATCGGACGTACCCTGGGCCATATCGCGGCGATGGCGCGCATCATGGACGCGGCGACGGTGCTCGTCGGCATGCGTCCGGCCGTGGCGATCACGCTGGTGGAACTCGGCATGACCCTCAAGGGAATCCGGACCGCCCTGGACGTCGACAAGGGCATGGCGCTGCTGCGGGCTTCGCTGGACGATTCCGGAGCATTTTCATCATCGCCGTGA
- a CDS encoding anti-sigma regulatory factor: MTPVILDIRTPDQVNLARKTVQEQASKMAFGTLEKTKFVTAASELARNTLVHGKGGTMTMTQIEHGGRTGLHLVFADAGPGIGDIEQALQDGFTTARSLGLGLGGARRLVNEFAITSVPGVGTTVSITQWKRR, translated from the coding sequence GTGACGCCGGTCATCCTGGATATCCGGACGCCGGACCAGGTCAACCTCGCGCGCAAAACTGTGCAGGAGCAGGCGTCGAAGATGGCGTTCGGCACGCTGGAAAAAACCAAGTTCGTCACCGCCGCGAGCGAACTCGCGCGCAACACGCTGGTGCATGGCAAGGGCGGCACGATGACGATGACGCAGATCGAGCACGGCGGACGTACCGGGCTGCATCTCGTGTTCGCCGACGCCGGCCCCGGTATCGGCGATATCGAGCAGGCGCTGCAGGACGGGTTTACGACGGCCAGGAGCCTGGGCCTGGGCCTGGGCGGGGCACGTCGCCTGGTCAACGAATTCGCGATCACGTCCGTGCCCGGCGTGGGCACCACAGTGAGCATTACCCAATGGAAGAGACGATAA
- a CDS encoding ATP-binding SpoIIE family protein phosphatase, protein MEETITLSDASGVAEARRAAMSLAQSLGCCEICRAGAALVVTEAATNILKYAGRGRIDLRPYRDAGSHGIAMIALDNGPGIASVERAMVDGYSTGGSLGAGLGTIARQAKLLDIYAREGQGTALLAHIGCDKPGTATRAALAAKAQRSLADVGVRSSPKAGQEICGDAWALRQTDGRLWLALLDGLGHGPLAADASRAAVKVFHDATAASCPADILHQAHAALKTTRGAVMAVALFEPERHRVTFAGVGNIVCSVHSRAGSQHLLSTDGTVGYNMRLVRENGADWHAGAVFIASTDGLSTRWNLNRHAGLIDHHPSLIAAVMHRDFGKDSDDATVVVVKAH, encoded by the coding sequence ATGGAAGAGACGATAACGCTGAGCGACGCGAGCGGCGTGGCCGAGGCCCGCCGCGCGGCGATGTCGCTTGCCCAGTCACTTGGCTGCTGCGAGATCTGCAGGGCCGGCGCCGCGCTGGTCGTCACCGAAGCGGCCACCAACATCCTGAAATACGCGGGCCGGGGCCGGATCGATCTCAGGCCGTATCGCGATGCCGGCAGCCACGGCATCGCGATGATCGCGCTCGATAACGGGCCGGGCATCGCCAGCGTCGAGCGCGCGATGGTCGACGGCTATTCGACGGGCGGCAGCCTGGGTGCCGGTCTCGGCACGATCGCCCGTCAGGCGAAGCTTCTCGACATCTATGCGCGGGAAGGGCAGGGCACGGCGCTGCTCGCGCATATCGGCTGCGACAAGCCCGGAACCGCCACGCGCGCGGCGCTGGCCGCAAAGGCGCAGCGAAGCCTCGCCGACGTGGGCGTGCGTTCCTCGCCGAAGGCCGGCCAGGAAATCTGCGGCGACGCCTGGGCGTTGCGGCAGACGGACGGCCGTCTCTGGCTGGCGTTGCTCGATGGCCTGGGCCATGGCCCGCTCGCCGCCGATGCATCGCGTGCCGCGGTGAAGGTGTTTCACGACGCCACGGCGGCATCGTGCCCCGCGGATATCCTGCACCAGGCCCATGCGGCGTTGAAAACCACGCGCGGCGCGGTGATGGCCGTGGCGCTCTTCGAGCCCGAGCGCCATCGGGTCACCTTCGCCGGCGTGGGCAATATCGTGTGCAGCGTGCATTCCCGGGCCGGATCGCAACATCTGCTGTCGACCGACGGCACCGTGGGCTACAACATGCGGCTGGTCCGGGAAAACGGCGCGGACTGGCATGCCGGGGCGGTGTTCATCGCCAGTACCGACGGCCTGTCGACCCGCTGGAATCTGAACCGGCATGCCGGACTGATCGATCATCATCCGAGTCTGATCGCCGCGGTGATGCATCGCGATTTCGGCAAGGATAGCGACGACGCCACCGTCGTGGTGGTGAAGGCACACTGA
- a CDS encoding ATP-binding response regulator, with protein sequence MLHRILSTRINSSLSFVTLRDRSRQVGELFGLDNLQRTRFITAVSEISRNAVQFAGGGTVTFFSGAASDAPAQQCVVAEISDEGPGIPDLERLLAGSPSGTGKPALGIAGSRRMVDGFSIRSSPGAGTTVTLEMLLPRDTPQLTTARLNTLVDQLTRRKTQTPVEELEQQNREMLVTLEELRSRKLDLEEADLRKNEFLAMLAHELRNPLAAISLSLELISRKAAPTADETRSAHAVIGRQTAQLSRMVNDLLDVSRLTRGKVELHREIADVNGLVDTAIEMTRAEIARRGHTVRVQHAPQPVLVDVDVARIRQVLNNIIHNAARYTANADEIRVGVTQDETHVHIEVADRGIGIAVDLQPRIFDLFAQGDTSISRQDAGLGIGLTVVRRLLDDHGGAVRVFSDGHDRGSRFVVTLPIARGAALAPPAQAASTPDGRLQPVLVVDDNQDSADALEALLDMSGYVCRSAYDGGTALTYSETFRPRVGIIDIGLPDMTGFELAAELRRRFPGDGLTLIALSGYSSADVRQEAMDAGFTHYFSKPLPLDQLLVLLAETMGT encoded by the coding sequence ATGCTCCATCGCATTCTTTCCACCCGCATCAACAGCAGCCTGAGTTTCGTCACGCTGCGCGACCGCTCCCGGCAGGTGGGGGAGTTGTTCGGGCTGGACAATCTGCAACGCACGCGCTTCATCACCGCGGTGTCCGAAATCAGCCGCAACGCCGTGCAGTTTGCCGGCGGCGGCACGGTCACCTTCTTCAGCGGCGCCGCGAGCGATGCGCCCGCCCAGCAATGCGTGGTGGCCGAGATCAGCGACGAAGGCCCGGGCATCCCGGACCTGGAGCGGTTGCTCGCGGGTTCGCCGAGCGGTACCGGAAAGCCGGCGCTTGGCATTGCCGGAAGCCGGCGCATGGTCGACGGCTTCTCGATCCGCTCGTCGCCGGGCGCGGGCACGACGGTGACGCTCGAGATGCTGTTGCCGCGCGATACGCCGCAATTGACCACGGCCCGCCTGAATACGCTCGTGGATCAACTGACGCGGCGCAAGACGCAGACGCCGGTCGAGGAGCTGGAGCAGCAGAACCGCGAGATGCTGGTCACGCTGGAGGAATTGCGCAGCAGGAAGCTGGATCTCGAAGAAGCGGACCTGCGCAAGAACGAATTCCTGGCGATGCTGGCCCACGAGCTGCGCAATCCGCTGGCGGCCATCAGTCTCTCGCTGGAGCTGATCAGCCGCAAGGCCGCGCCCACCGCCGACGAAACGCGCAGCGCCCACGCGGTCATCGGCCGGCAGACCGCGCAACTCTCGCGCATGGTCAATGATTTGCTGGACGTTTCGCGGCTGACGCGCGGCAAGGTCGAACTGCATCGCGAGATCGCCGACGTCAATGGCCTGGTGGATACCGCGATCGAGATGACGCGCGCGGAGATCGCGCGGCGTGGTCATACGGTGCGTGTGCAGCACGCGCCGCAGCCGGTGCTGGTCGATGTCGACGTGGCGCGCATCCGGCAGGTCCTCAACAACATCATCCACAACGCCGCGCGCTACACCGCGAACGCCGATGAAATCCGGGTGGGCGTGACGCAGGACGAGACCCACGTGCATATCGAAGTGGCCGATCGCGGCATCGGCATCGCCGTGGATCTGCAGCCCCGTATTTTCGATCTGTTCGCCCAGGGCGACACCAGCATTTCGCGGCAGGACGCCGGGCTGGGCATCGGCCTGACCGTGGTGCGGCGGCTGCTCGACGACCATGGCGGCGCGGTGCGCGTGTTCAGCGACGGACACGATCGCGGCAGCCGCTTCGTGGTCACGCTCCCGATCGCGCGCGGCGCGGCGCTGGCACCGCCCGCGCAGGCGGCAAGTACGCCCGACGGCCGGTTGCAGCCCGTCCTGGTGGTCGACGACAACCAGGATTCGGCGGATGCGCTGGAGGCTTTGCTGGATATGAGCGGCTATGTCTGCCGCAGCGCTTACGATGGCGGCACGGCGCTGACCTACAGCGAAACGTTCCGGCCACGCGTCGGCATCATCGACATCGGTTTGCCGGATATGACCGGCTTCGAACTCGCCGCCGAACTGCGGCGGCGCTTCCCCGGCGACGGGTTGACGCTCATAGCGCTGAGCGGCTATTCGTCGGCGGATGTCCGGCAGGAGGCGATGGACGCCGGCTTCACCCACTACTTCTCGAAGCCCTTGCCGCTGGACCAGTTGCTCGTGCTGCTCGCCGAGACGATGGGCACCTGA
- a CDS encoding glutathione binding-like protein gives MKLYMAPGACSLADHIALHEAKMEFERVKVDTKTKQTEHGEDYMAINPKGYVPTLELDDGQRLTENIAILSWVAQRTPALVPPGDMGPVRLLEMLAFISTEIHKQFGRIFKPSSEAEAEAARQKIATRFDFLASTLTGDYLFGQSATVADAYLFVMLLWAKRVKLDVPAALQQFGERMKARPAVELALKHEGLETA, from the coding sequence ATGAAACTCTATATGGCTCCCGGCGCTTGCAGCCTTGCCGATCATATCGCGCTGCACGAAGCCAAGATGGAATTCGAGCGCGTCAAGGTCGACACCAAGACCAAGCAGACGGAACACGGCGAGGATTACATGGCCATCAATCCGAAGGGGTATGTGCCGACGCTGGAACTCGATGACGGCCAGCGGCTCACCGAGAACATTGCGATCCTGTCGTGGGTCGCGCAGCGCACGCCGGCGCTGGTGCCGCCCGGCGACATGGGGCCGGTGCGCCTGCTCGAAATGCTCGCCTTCATCTCCACGGAGATCCACAAGCAGTTCGGCCGCATCTTCAAGCCGTCTTCCGAAGCCGAAGCGGAAGCCGCCCGCCAGAAGATCGCCACGCGCTTCGACTTCCTGGCGAGCACGCTGACCGGGGACTACCTGTTCGGCCAGAGCGCCACGGTCGCAGACGCCTACCTGTTCGTCATGCTGCTGTGGGCAAAGCGGGTCAAGCTCGATGTGCCGGCGGCGTTGCAGCAGTTCGGCGAGCGCATGAAAGCGCGTCCGGCAGTCGAGCTGGCTTTGAAGCACGAAGGTCTCGAAACGGCCTGA
- a CDS encoding metallophosphoesterase family protein, protein MRFFHTADWQIGRHYGQFDPDDAAVLAEARLDAVATLAARATERGVDAILVAGDVFDLQAVADRTVRRLFAALDGFVGPWVLISGNHDAALADSVWTRARRLGCIPPQARVAERTGIVALEALGAAVLAAPLTQRRTYDDATAPFDTLDTPAGWLRIGLAHGSVAGRLPDSADLSNPIAADRAQRARLDYLALGDWHGCLEIDARTWYAGTPEPDRFRGNAPGAVLDVRLDAPGALPVVERLEVGRFRWTALAERIVVAADVERVAARLAQAGANDVLQLAVSGAVNLDTWERLRAAVAAASARVRSLRFDATGLDLQPDHADLAALGVSGYVVDVAHALQALQEDPARGDIAREALRLLLQFEQEGVRATGREARA, encoded by the coding sequence ATGCGTTTTTTTCATACTGCGGACTGGCAGATCGGCCGCCATTACGGCCAGTTCGACCCGGACGACGCGGCGGTCCTCGCCGAGGCGCGGCTCGATGCCGTGGCGACGCTCGCCGCGCGTGCCACCGAACGCGGGGTGGACGCGATTCTGGTGGCCGGCGACGTGTTCGACCTGCAGGCGGTCGCCGATCGCACCGTGCGGCGCCTGTTCGCGGCGCTCGACGGTTTCGTCGGACCCTGGGTGCTGATCTCCGGCAATCACGACGCGGCGCTCGCCGACAGCGTCTGGACGCGGGCGCGCCGGCTCGGCTGCATTCCACCGCAGGCGCGGGTGGCCGAGCGCACCGGCATCGTCGCGCTGGAGGCGCTCGGCGCGGCCGTGCTGGCCGCGCCCCTGACCCAGCGTCGTACCTACGACGACGCGACCGCGCCTTTCGACACGCTCGACACGCCGGCGGGCTGGCTGCGCATCGGTCTCGCGCACGGCAGCGTCGCCGGCCGGTTGCCGGACAGCGCCGACCTGAGCAATCCGATCGCCGCCGACCGGGCGCAGCGCGCGCGGCTCGATTATCTCGCGCTGGGCGACTGGCACGGCTGCCTGGAGATCGATGCGCGCACCTGGTACGCCGGCACGCCCGAGCCGGACCGCTTTCGCGGCAATGCGCCGGGCGCGGTGCTCGATGTGCGGCTGGATGCGCCGGGCGCGCTGCCGGTGGTCGAGCGGCTCGAGGTCGGGCGCTTTCGCTGGACCGCGCTGGCGGAGCGGATCGTCGTCGCGGCCGATGTCGAGCGCGTCGCGGCGCGACTCGCGCAGGCCGGCGCGAACGATGTCCTGCAACTGGCGGTCTCCGGCGCGGTCAATCTGGACACCTGGGAACGGCTGCGCGCGGCGGTCGCTGCGGCTTCCGCCCGGGTCAGGAGTCTGCGCTTCGATGCGACCGGCCTGGACCTGCAGCCGGACCATGCCGACCTCGCGGCACTGGGCGTGTCCGGCTATGTCGTCGATGTCGCGCACGCCTTGCAGGCACTGCAGGAGGACCCCGCGCGCGGCGACATTGCGCGCGAGGCGCTGCGTCTGCTGCTGCAATTCGAACAGGAGGGCGTGCGCGCCACGGGACGGGAGGCGCGCGCATGA